The nucleotide sequence GGTCGAAACCGTCACAACAAAAATATTACTAATAGAAATGGTTGGCAAGCAGGCAACCAAAATAAGTTAGGTATCAGTGTTTACTCGGGAGCAAGGTAGCCTCGTGTGCCAATCACCCGCGCCGTAGATATATGTGTATCATCGTCGTTATTGAAAGCCTTCATCAAGCCAAAATCAGCAACTTTGGCCTCGAGATTTTTATTCAGTAGGATGTTTGATGTCTTCACGTCACGATGCACGAAGGGTGGGCTACATGACTTGTGCAAATACTCAAGCCCTTTGTGCACATCATATTTGGCAGAGATGATATATCAGTCACACATCAGCATATGTTAAATTCTAGCAAAGCATAGAGATCGACAACAACAAAAGGAAGACCATACTCCAAATTAAAGTATACCTTGTGCGGATTGTTGTGCGATGCAAAGCCTCTGTCTCCAGGTTAAGGATACATCACTATGGTTTCTCCCTGTAAAAGTTTGTCTGACGTTAGTAGTATGAAACTTGAGACAGAGATACCATATGCTCTTCTTACAGACGAACTAGAACACCTCTGAGTTTATCTTCTAGATTTCCTTCAGACATATGCTCGTAGACAAGAGCCAAATATATCCCATCCTTGCAGTAACCAACTAATGATACAAGATTCTTGTGATGGATCTGCGTTATTGTCTGAGCCTAAGCAAGAATACAAAGAAAAATGTCAAAGTTAAAACTGGATTATTAAATTTACTTGACTAATATGTCGATACACCATGCTCTGGTTATGGTTGATAATACTTTACCTCTGTCAAGAACTCTCTTACATCTTGACTGGAGGATTGAGACCGCAACTTGACTGCAACTTGGGTACCATCCTGCAAGAAGCCATCATAGACAGTTCCAAACCCTCCTTGGCCGAGCACTATCTTGAAGTTGTCCGTTATGGTCTCTAGTTCATTGTACGTGAATCGATGGTTGTCCAGGTGTTGACAATCTTGTCGTTTGCTGCTCTTTGTAGATCCTTCAAAATTCAACAACCAAACTAGTATTACCCATTGTTGCTTGCTTTGGTGCAGTAATGCAGAACTATTGATGTATTGTTATTGATGTGTTTCACCTTTCTTTTTTCTCACTATGAGAATCAGAAGTACTACAAGTGCTCCAATAACAGCAACCACAACTATCGAAACAATAATATAGACGACAATCTTAGAattgttttccctttttgttgGCTGGCAAGAGTTTTTGTTGATGCAAAGGTTTGGGTTTTTGTTGTATCTATCAAAACCAAGAGACCATTAGAATTTTTGACCAGGCAAATATCAAAGTAACAATCAGAGAACTAAATGGCGTGCAAATATATGTAAGATATGATGGATTAACCTTAGAGTTAGGGTGCCATCTTGACTTTTCTTTAGAAGCCCGGAGGGGATGGATCCATTAAGTTGGTTACCTGTCAAATCTCTGGATGGACCAAATAGTGTTGGCATCAAAACAGATACTGTCAATTTGCTTACAACAAAGCCAAGAGTGTTAGTTATCAAAGACGACATATAATtaaatttgcttacaacaacacgAGAGAGGGTAGTTGTGCAAGAACATTGGGAATTGATCCTGTCAATTTGTTGTATGAAAGATCCCTAAAATAAGGTGCCAAAACATACAAATATGTGAACCTCTTCCTAAAAAAATTACTGTGAAAATGGATATAAATTTCTACTTACAAAGATTGGATGCCTTTGAGATCACCGAAATAAGATGATATATCGCCTTTCAAACCGCCCGATGACATATTTCTGTAAGAACACACAATGGTTCAGACCACGAGCACATTTCCTCATTTTAGAGAGATTGCTTGTGCATGGTTGCAAGTTAAATTTGAACTCACATGCTTGTGATTCTTGGCCGCCCAGATAAAACATAGCTACAGGTCAACCCATCCCACACAAAACTCTTCGGAGCACACGGGTCACCCATCCAATTCCTTTTCATCTGATACTTAACCTTGATTGCGTTGATGGCAGAAACTTTTTGTTTTGCCGATAGTAACACACAAGACAAAGAAGTGCAGTAATCAGAGATCATGAGGGTCTGTCATCGTCGCAAGAATGTAATAATCAACCAGCATATAGATGATTGATCTCATATGTGAAACTTGATAATGACCCGTAGATATTTACCATCCCGAAGGTCGGTCCCAACATTGGCTGTGGAGATGACGGAGAAATACTCGAAGGCATTGATGGTCGGCGGCAGTGTCGAGTTGGCCGTGGCGACCATGGTGATGTTGTACCGGCTTAAGCACTCGTGGGGGTTACCATTGTATAAGGCGTCACCAACGAGGTACTCGGGCCTGTATGGATGGTTGGGTCCGCCGTCGACAATGGTGTTGAACTCGCGCACCGCATTGCCGGCCAGGATCTGCAGCTCGGCGAAATACAAGATGGCAACACATCTATAGCAGGCATTGCTCTCATTAGTTTATACTCCCTCAATTCCAGAATATAAGATGTATTAGTTTCCATGCAAGTGAAATGTATGAATGTCTGACCAAGTCTGTAGAATAAGATATCAGCATCTacaatacaaaataaataaaatatgaaaatatttTTCATGATGTATCTCATGACACAAGTTTGGTACTGTAGATGTTGATGTTTTTatctaaaaacttggtcaaacacaTGTTTGACTTTTGGAAAAACTAATACactttatattttggaatggaaggATTATAGTGTAACTGTAGTACATGAAAACTTGTTATCTATAGGTGTAGAGTTAAAAAAGAAAAGTGGTACAAGTGTGTACCCAAGCATTCGATCGACATGGTCCAGCTCCGTCTTCCACGATAACTTGACGGTCTTGGACTCGGAGTCGTTGAGCGCCGTGACGGCAGTCTGCAACACGGCAGACGGTGCGTGGAGGCGGAGGCTGCCAATATTCTCTTGGACCTTCTCCTTCGTTGAGATATCCAGCCAAAACTTCGGGTTGCTCCATGGCAACCAAGCCCGGTCATATGGATCCTCCGGGTACCTGACCACAGTACATGTTAGGAATAATTTGCTCAACACCTACCCTATCAAGATGTATATTTATTCTCTCATTTTCGGTTTATAGGTCCCGCACGTTTTCCTCGTTGTCGAGCTTACCAATTAAACTTGAGTTTTATATGTCACAAAAAATAAACTATTGAAAATTTCAATCGAATATGAATTCAAGAGTATAGTTTTTGCCGCATATGATTtgtattttgttagttaaattaaTAACCAGGAGGCACGCGCATGACCTATAAGCCGGAAATGAGGTGTAATAACATAATTAGCAGCATTGTTCTAGTGTTGAGTCACCTGATTGGGTAGTTGCCCGTGTCGCCCATGTTGCGCCTGTCGATCAGGACAAGCCCTTGCGTCGCGTTCGCCTGCCGGTACAGTGTGTTCTCGAGAGGCCTCAGATCTAGCTCCGAGATAAACGGCGTCCCCAACCCGATGTTCACCAGGCAAACCTGCACCGAGTCGTCCGGGATCACGGCGATGACCTCGGCCAATATCGATCCCTCGGCTCTCGAGATGTTCACCCTCCACCAAAAGTTGACGCCGAGGTATAGATCGAAGACGGGGAGCTTGTCGAGCCCGTCGTAGTTGCCGTACATGAACAAGGCCCGGAGCAGGTACTTGGACCCCGGCACGAGGGACGGCAGCGTGTAACAGCTGCGCACCGAGTCGGGGAAGCTGCGGACGTTGAGGTAGTTCTTGGAGAGCTGGGGCTGCGGCCTCACGTACTCGGCGGAGATGTTGCGGTTGTAGCCGGCGTCCGTGAAGCCGGCGTCGGAGGTGATGGGTATCTTGGTGCGGTTGTTCACGTAGCTGCTATGCTCCGGCAGGCCACAGTCGATGGTGATGAAACCTGCATCATTTGCTCAATGGGAGGTGGGAGCACGGATGTAAGGTTTGACAAAAGGAGCAATAAACGCACTACGGAGCTACATTCCTACCTAGCGGAAACAAATTAACAAACCACCCATGATGGTAATAAGTTGGGAGCTCACCTTCGATGCTAGGCGCGCGCTGGCCGCGAACTTGAAGTACGCcggcagcggcgacggcgaggcTGAGCAGGAGCGTCAACGGCGAACGGGCAGCCATTGATCGCCGGTCCATTCTGCTACGAGCGCACATGCCACCAACGACAAGATGCTCCACGTACGAAGTATAGTACTATCTATATATATACAGGATGTGCTTAGCCTTGAATGGGCCGGGAATGCCAGTGGTATAATAGACACATCACATGGCCACTTAGCCTGCAAAACTATCTTCTAATTTGGCGACGACGGAGAGTGCAGTTGACTTGATCGGGAGCTGTATAGTTTGTCAACTGTCTCGCGCTGCCGCTGGTTGCAAGAAGGTACCATTATTAGTGCGGCCTTGGCATTAGTAGACGACTGACCTGATGCAGGGTTGGTCTGTCAGCACGTTTGTGCTCGTCTATTGTGTAGAAAATTGAAGTAAACGATGCACTTGACAAACACGACGTACAATCAGAGTCAATCACATACACAAGCATACACTCACCCTATGATTGCATGTGTGCGCACCCTATTCATATGAGCACCTCAAAAGCCTAAATTAAATTCAGAAATAACGTAAACACCCACGTCAAATTTAGGACTTGAACCCCGGTGGGCAGCTGGGGAGTGGAAacaccactgtcctcctaaccatccaaccaaagGTTGGTCCGCAAGACACGCTATACAGTTGAGACTTGAGGCGCACATGCAATTTGGGACCATGCTTGAGACGCACAAAAGTTGAGGCGATCCGGCTAACCGGCTGGGACACCAATTTACTCAATTGGGCGCCCTTTAATCAGCACTTACTCCGGAGTCCGGAGTCGATCCCCCGTCAACTCTGTCGTTGGTTATCTGCTACATGTAATTTGCTCTTTGTTGGCTATTAATTTCTTGTCCGGTGAGCTTGTGCTCTTGTATATAAAGCAATTTAAATGTACAATGCCAGCATACGTGACTGGTCTTAGAAATGAGTTGGTAAAGATATGTAAATTAGCTTTGTCTGTGATGGTGGTTATCCAACTGCGAGATAGCGAAAACAAGGGGTCAAGTTAATAGTATATCTACAAAAAGAAATTCGATCAACACACGATCAAGATCACTTGTATCTTTTGACTTTTGTTTCAGGAAAGTCTATAATTAGATTTAGCAATTAAACAAGTTACTGGTTGAACATACAATGTATTAGTGGGAAACTTGGTCAAATAATATCAATAAACACGGAGATCCCACAAAAAATGATTACAAagatttcacacggaaactcgaACATAGATAACCAGTTGGCGATCGGTACATGATCAACAAGTCTTGCTTATCGGGCAGCAGGACCGTTGTCCATTGTTGGCACCCTCCCAAAATTATGTTCCTTCTCAAATGAAGTGCTGCTTTGGCTCACATTCGTGGACTGGTTAGTAGGGTAAGAGTCATTTCTCATGCTTAGGTCGTTGCTGCTGATGCCAGTGTAGAAGTTGTTGTTGGAGTTGCCGCCGGCGTGGTCCTCCTCTAGCTTCAGGCACTCCTGTAGTTGCAGCACAACATCGGTCATGTTGGGGCGCCGCGCCGACGCATGTGCAGTGCACTTGAGGGCGATGTCAGCGGCCTTCCACATACTATTGATGTCGTGGTCACCATGCATGCGCACATCCACCACGCCTTCGATGTTGCCTTTCGATAACCGCCGTTGCACCCACTCAATGATGCCGATGCTTCGCGGGTTATGCATGGTGGGTGGCTTCCCCGTGACAAGCACCAACAGCACAACACCAAAGCTATACACATCACTCTTGGTTGTCGGCCTCCCTGTTGTCTGGTACCTAAGCAAATGTTTTAGCTCCACTTAACACTCAGAGCATGGTACGCTATAGAAAGATTTTGGAGCAGGGTGGAAGGAGTCGGCTTACTCTGGATCCATATATCCGCGTGTGCCAACGATCACATTCGTGGACACCTGGCTTTCATTGTCGCGATTGAAAGCTTTGGATAATCCAAAATCGGCGATCTTGGCCTCCAACCTCGTGTTCAATAAGATGTTTGTGGCCTTCACATCCCTGTGAATCAAAGGTGGGTTGCACCCCTTATGTAGGTACTCTAGTCCTATATATGAACACTGAGGATTAAAAAAACAATCATTTGGCAAAAGCAGTTGCCAATTCTGCATTTAAGTGTTTTTTTCGTTAAAGAAACAAAAGATGCAATATAAGTGCTTACCTTGTGCAGATTCAACTGCAATTTTAAGTCTCTGTCTCCAGGTTAAGCATCTTGCATTTCGGTCTCCTCCTACATACAGGCCGACATTGTGACCAATCATTTATTCAGACGATTCTATAGATAAACAACATGTACACTCTATCAGCTCATAGTGCTTTACGCTACACCAGTCACCTTCCAGCAACTGAATATATAGCGTTAAACAACTTGCGTACCTACAATGTGATCTTGCAGAGTTCCCTCTGACATGAACTCGTAGACAAGTGCCATGTGTACCCCATCCTTGCAGAAACCAATCAAGGAGACAAGGTTCTTGTGATGAATCCGGGTTAAAATTTGAACCTGAACAAGTAGGGGTCAAGACATGACTTCATAAATATTGTTTCACAGTAAAAATCTATATCAAGAAACTTATATATTTTTTAAACAGAGTAAACTATGTTAAATGTACCTTGATATTTTAGATTCAACATTTAAAGCAATATAAGGACTTCGAAACATAAGTGAATTAAACGACAAGGAGGAATGCAAGTGCAGTGAGATAATAAATTGTACCTCTGCTAGGAATTCCTTGTCACCTTGGTTGGAAGACTCAGACCGTATCTTTACTGCCACCTGAGTGCCATCCTCCAGGAAGCCATCATAGACATAACCGAATCCTCCCTTTCCCAACACTTGTTGAAGGTTGTTCGTTATCCTCTCAATTTCATTGTATGTGAATCGGCGAGTCTCAAGTCCAAGTGATGTGTCCCCATCATTTCTCGTTTCATTTTGTGGCTTTACTGAGTTTTTCATTAATCCTTTTTGTATGCGTGGAATTTAATGATTAACATTAGTACTATTTGATGTCGAAACATATACCAATAATTAAGTGGCGCATGCCAAAGTCTCACCTGGAGTTTTTCGTCTCAACAAGCAAAAGAGTGTTAGTGCCACTGATACTATCACCACGATGATAACTATAGGGGCACCAACGTATATGGGCAACTTGCTCTTCATTTTAGCAGGTCGACATGAATTGGCATTGGTGCAAAGGTTTGAGTTGTTGTCATATCTGCTAAACAATATTAAAAAGTTGGTCAATGAAATTCATCAAGTATCATGCAAGACGAATCGGGAGAATTCATGGGTAAATTAACGACCTTAGATTTAGGGAGCCATCTTGAATTCTTTTGAGAATTCCGGAGGGAATTGAGCCACTGAGCTGATTTCCTGACAAATCTCTAAAGAAAGAAAATATAATTTGCAGGAGTGGGAGTAATGTAAGGAAAAAAGCACAATTGGACAGTAGTTGCCAGACTTACAAAATCTTCAACAAAGGTAATTGCGAAAGAGTATCTAGAATTGTGCCTGTCAAATTGTTGTTTGACAGATCCCTACAAGAGAGTGCAAGATATGGACTTGTATCAGTATTCCTTTTGCCGTATTTCATCTCTTTAAACTACAAACAAAGGCCAAAGAGATCCAAACTCTAAACATACAAGTGCTGGAGAGCCTTTAGATCCGCGAAAGACGGCGATATGTCACCATTCAGACCACTGGAAGACAGGTTTCTACAAAGAGCAAATATCAATTGGATCAATTTGACTGCATATAATAACCTTAACATGCGATAATTCATGCTTTTGTCCTATGAACATAAGTGATAGGTCAATATAACGTATAGATCTGAAAAACTGACACGCTTCTGATCCTTGGAGGGATGCCAGTGTCGTAGCTGCACATCAACTTTTCCCAGGCCATAGTCTTGGGAGCACACGGGTCACCCATCCAGTTCTTCTCCACATGATACTTCGTCTTGATCGTTGTCATAGCAGATACTACAGTTAACCACACCCACTTTTTTAGTAGCAGAGACAACACAACCCCATGTTCTTAACAACTTAATAAATACTCCATCCTTGCTCTATAGTGCATATAATTTTTTCAGTGTCAAACTTTGTAGACGTTGCCAAGTTAAACATATCAACATTTACAATAACATTGGATTTATCATGAAATATATTTCCATATGACATATATTCATTATAGTAAATGTTTGTTTTTTATGAAAAAAAAATTGTGTGCGTTCCAATTTGGCAAGGAGGAAATATCAGCTAACTCATGCATGTATCATTTGTTTGCATATGTACGTACCGTCCCTGGAGTCCGTGCCAAAGTTTGTCATGGACATGATGGAGAACAACTCGAGGGCGTTGAGGATTGGCGGCAATGTCGAGTTGGCGGTGGCCTTGATGGAGATGTTGTAGTTACCGTCCTGGTAGGGCTTTTCATTGAAGATGACACCGACCCCAAGGTAGACTAGCCTAATGGCTTCGGACAACCTCACGCCGTTGATGTTGATGTCAAACTCGCGTAGGGCGTTGCTCGGGAGGAGCTGGAGCTCAGAGAAGTGCATGATGATGAAATATCCCGGTGACAGGTCGTGAGGCTGAGGCACGGGGTCCCAGGTGATCTCTAGCTTCATGGAGGCGTTCAGCGGCGTGACCGCAGTCTGCATCACGGCCGTCGGTACCTCGAAGTCGTCGTACTCGCTGTCCACCTGCTTCGTCGTTGATATCTCCATCCACTCTTTCGGGTCAGCCCAAGGGATCCATACTCGGTCGTGTGGATCTTCAGGGTACCTGATGATCAGTAGTGTTTGTGTCTGTCCAGTTAATAACTTAGTATGTAAACCACTGtttcaaatagcccgctatagctccgctatagcacgctatagcgtttacaaaaggtcttgcgctaagagactttggtccaaacaaatgaacaaacattttaaatagcgcgctatagctccgctatagcacgctatagcatttgaaagaggtccgacgctaagatgcttagcgcgctatttaaaactttgatGTAAACTTGAAGAGAAAATAGACAGGAGGGAATTAAACAGCCCGAGATCTTTTCCTCACCTAACAATGTCGGTCAGGTCTGCCGGGCCGAGGTTGAGCCTGACGTCAAGGACGAGGCCCTGCATCAAGTTCACCTGCGGGTAGAACTTCATCTTCAGCGGCCTCAGCTCCAGCGCGGAGATGAACGGCGTGCCGGCGCCAGTGTTCACCAGGCAGACCTGCACGAAGTCATCTGGCACCACGACGATGGCCTCCGCCGTCACCTCGAAGCCCGGCGTCGAGACGTTGACGGTCTGCCAGTAGTTGACGCCGAGGTGGAGGTCGAAGACTGGCAGCCTGCCGAGGCCGTCGTAGTCGCCATATAAGAATGCCGCTCGGACGAGGTACTTGCGACCAGACACGAGGGACCGGAGTGTGTAGCAGTTGCGCGTGCCATCAGGGAAGCTGCGCACGTCGTGGTAGCGCCGTGAGAGCTGCGGTCGAATGTACTGGCCAGAGATGTTTTGGTTGGCGCCGGCAGTATCATCGATGAACCCGGCATCGGAGACGTAGGATAGCTTGGTGCCGCCGTCCACGTAGCTTGCCTTCCCCGGTAGTCCGCAGTCTACGCTTATGAAACCTGCAATATTGCACGGTACGTAAGTACATACATGAAGCCGTTAATGGCGCGTGCGTAAAGGGTGCTGATGTTTTTAGCATACCTTTGCTGTCAAGCTGGGCGCGAGCTTGGAGTACGCcgccggtggcggcgacggcgag is from Triticum aestivum cultivar Chinese Spring chromosome 1B, IWGSC CS RefSeq v2.1, whole genome shotgun sequence and encodes:
- the LOC123096599 gene encoding putative leucine-rich repeat receptor-like serine/threonine-protein kinase At2g19230, with product MCARSRMDRRSMAARSPLTLLLSLAVAAAGVLQVRGQRAPSIEGFITIDCGLPEHSSYVNNRTKIPITSDAGFTDAGYNRNISAEYVRPQPQLSKNYLNVRSFPDSVRSCYTLPSLVPGSKYLLRALFMYGNYDGLDKLPVFDLYLGVNFWWRVNISRAEGSILAEVIAVIPDDSVQVCLVNIGLGTPFISELDLRPLENTLYRQANATQGLVLIDRRNMGDTGNYPIRYPEDPYDRAWLPWSNPKFWLDISTKEKVQENIGSLRLHAPSAVLQTAVTALNDSESKTVKLSWKTELDHVDRMLGCVAILYFAELQILAGNAVREFNTIVDGGPNHPYRPEYLVGDALYNGNPHECLSRYNITMVATANSTLPPTINAFEYFSVISTANVGTDLRDVSAINAIKVKYQMKRNWMGDPCAPKSFVWDGLTCSYVLSGRPRITSINMSSGGLKGDISSYFGDLKGIQSLDLSYNKLTGSIPNVLAQLPSLVLLDLTGNQLNGSIPSGLLKKSQDGTLTLRYNKNPNLCINKNSCQPTKRENNSKIVVYIIVSIVVVAVIGALVVLLILIVRKKKGSTKSSKRQDCQHLDNHRFTYNELETITDNFKIVLGQGGFGTVYDGFLQDGTQVAVKLRSQSSSQDVREFLTEAQTITQIHHKNLVSLVGYCKDGIYLALVYEHMSEGNLEDKLRGRNHSDVSLTWRQRLCIAQQSAQGLEYLHKSCSPPFVHRDVKTSNILLNKNLEAKVADFGLMKAFNNDDDTHISTARVIGTRGYLAPEYALALQLNEKSDVYSFGVVLLEVITGQPTILESTEVIHIVQWARLHLSGGNIEEVVDARMQGDFNVNGMWKAMDLALKCTEHDPAQRPTMTDVAVQLQYCLELESKDQTRGNANNNFHMMEDSSRDRDLPMM
- the LOC123140966 gene encoding probable LRR receptor-like serine/threonine-protein kinase At1g05700 isoform X1, yielding MEQSTAASRPWLLLLCLAVAATGGVLQARAQLDSKGFISVDCGLPGKASYVDGGTKLSYVSDAGFIDDTAGANQNISGQYIRPQLSRRYHDVRSFPDGTRNCYTLRSLVSGRKYLVRAAFLYGDYDGLGRLPVFDLHLGVNYWQTVNVSTPGFEVTAEAIVVVPDDFVQVCLVNTGAGTPFISALELRPLKMKFYPQVNLMQGLVLDVRLNLGPADLTDIVRYPEDPHDRVWIPWADPKEWMEISTTKQVDSEYDDFEVPTAVMQTAVTPLNASMKLEITWDPVPQPHDLSPGYFIIMHFSELQLLPSNALREFDININGVRLSEAIRLVYLGVGVIFNEKPYQDGNYNISIKATANSTLPPILNALELFSIMSMTNFGTDSRDVSAMTTIKTKYHVEKNWMGDPCAPKTMAWEKLMCSYDTGIPPRIRSVNLSSSGLNGDISPSFADLKALQHLDLSNNNLTGTILDTLSQLPLLKILDLSGNQLSGSIPSGILKRIQDGSLNLRYDNNSNLCTNANSCRPAKMKSKLPIYVGAPIVIIVVIVSVALTLFCLLRRKTPGLMKNSVKPQNETRNDGDTSLGLETRRFTYNEIERITNNLQQVLGKGGFGYVYDGFLEDGTQVAVKIRSESSNQGDKEFLAEVQILTRIHHKNLVSLIGFCKDGVHMALVYEFMSEGTLQDHIVGGDRNARCLTWRQRLKIAVESAQGLEYLHKGCNPPLIHRDVKATNILLNTRLEAKIADFGLSKAFNRDNESQVSTNVIVGTRGYMDPEYQTTGRPTTKSDVYSFGVVLLVLVTGKPPTMHNPRSIGIIEWVQRRLSKGNIEGVVDVRMHGDHDINSMWKAADIALKCTAHASARRPNMTDVVLQLQECLKLEEDHAGGNSNNNFYTGISSNDLSMRNDSYPTNQSTNVSQSSTSFEKEHNFGRVPTMDNGPAAR
- the LOC123140966 gene encoding putative leucine-rich repeat receptor-like protein kinase At2g19210 isoform X2 is translated as MEQSTAASRPWLLLLCLAVAATGGVLQARAQLDSKGFISVDCGLPGKASYVDGGTKLSYVSDAGFIDDTAGANQNISGQYIRPQLSRRYHDVRSFPDGTRNCYTLRSLVSGRKYLVRAAFLYGDYDGLGRLPVFDLHLGVNYWQTVNVSTPGFEVTAEAIVVVPDDFVQVCLVNTGAGTPFISALELRPLKMKFYPQVNLMQGLVLDVRLNLGPADLTDIVRYPEDPHDRVWIPWADPKEWMEISTTKQVDSEYDDFEVPTAVMQTAVTPLNASMKLEITWDPVPQPHDLSPGYFIIMHFSELQLLPSNALREFDININGVRLSEAIRLVYLGVGVIFNEKPYQDGNYNISIKATANSTLPPILNALELFSIMSMTNFGTDSRDVSAMTTIKTKYHVEKNWMGDPCAPKTMAWEKLMCSYDTGIPPRIRSVNLSSSGLNGDISPSFADLKALQHLDLSNNNLTGTILDTLSQLPLLKILDLSGNQLSGSIPSGILKRIQDGSLNLRYDNNSNLCTNANSCRPAKMKSKLPIYVGAPIVIIVVIVSVALTLFCLLRRKTPGLMKNSVKPQNETRNDGDTSLGLETRRFTYNEIERITNNLQQVLGKGGFGYVYDGFLEDGTQVAVKIRSESSNQGDKEFLAEVQILTRIHHKNLVSLIGFCKDGVHMALVYEFMSEGTLQDHIVGGDRNARCLTWRQRLKIAVESAQGM
- the LOC123140966 gene encoding putative leucine-rich repeat receptor-like protein kinase At2g19210 isoform X3, whose product is MEQSTAASRPWLLLLCLAVAATGGVLQARAQLDSKGFISVDCGLPGKASYVDGGTKLSYVSDAGFIDDTAGANQNISGQYIRPQLSRRYHDVRSFPDGTRNCYTLRSLVSGRKYLVRAAFLYGDYDGLGRLPVFDLHLGVNYWQTVNVSTPGFEVTAEAIVVVPDDFVQVCLVNTGAGTPFISALELRPLKMKFYPQVNLMQGLVLDVRLNLGPADLTDIVRYPEDPHDRVWIPWADPKEWMEISTTKQVDSEYDDFEVPTAVMQTAVTPLNASMKLEITWDPVPQPHDLSPGYFIIMHFSELQLLPSNALREFDININGVRLSEAIRLVYLGVGVIFNEKPYQDGNYNISIKATANSTLPPILNALELFSIMSMTNFGTDSRDVSAMTTIKTKYHVEKNWMGDPCAPKTMAWEKLMCSYDTGIPPRIRSVNLSSSGLNGDISPSFADLKALQHLDLSNNNLTGTILDTLSQLPLLKILDLSGNQLSGSIPSGILKRIQDGSLNLRYDNNSNLCTNANSCRPAKMKSKLPIYVGAPIVIIVVIVSVALTLFCLLRRKTPGLMKNSVKPQNETRNDGDTSLGLETRRFTYNEIERITNNLQQVLGKGGFGYVYDGFLEDGTQVAVKIRSESSNQGDKEFLAEVQILTRIHHKNLVSLIGFCKDGVHMALVYEFMSEGTLQDHIEETEMQDA